A single genomic interval of Oryza sativa Japonica Group chromosome 7, ASM3414082v1 harbors:
- the LOC4342726 gene encoding uncharacterized protein gives MHQAPVVDMAETSVPNLGMKPKISERTSNTKATMGTRMNPYGCCRHARCPPVRCHAADKRAGAAIRMNISCCSYNTCEDSTIKCTMTQFEDQFSTIKPDGIQVRCRKDS, from the exons ATGCATCAAGCGCCGGTGGTTGATATGGCCGAGACTTCTGTGCCGAATCTTGGCATGAAGCCCAAGATCTCTGAACGGACAAGCAACACCAAGGCCACAATGGGCACAAG GATGAATCCTTACGGATGCTGCCGTCATGCACGTTGTCCACCTGTGCGTTGTCATGCGGCAGATAAACGGGCTGGAGCAGCAATACGTATGAACATAAG TTGCTGCTCATACAATACATGTGAGGATTCTACCATTAAATGCACAATGACCCAATTTGAGGATCAGTTTAGCACTATAAAACCTGATGGGATTCAAGTCAGATGCCGTAag GATTCATAG